A region of Halalkaliarchaeum desulfuricum DNA encodes the following proteins:
- a CDS encoding ribbon-helix-helix domain-containing protein — protein MERVTLRIPKQQIEEVEQMVETGQFPNRSEAIRSAVREMINENDGEADSRRRNHNWAKV, from the coding sequence ATGGAGCGTGTGACACTTCGCATCCCGAAACAGCAGATCGAGGAGGTCGAACAGATGGTCGAGACCGGCCAGTTCCCGAACCGCTCGGAGGCGATCCGATCGGCGGTGCGGGAGATGATAAACGAAAACGACGGCGAAGCCGACTCGCGTCGCCGGAACCACAACTGGGCGAAGGTGTAG
- the ftsZ gene encoding cell division protein FtsZ, with protein sequence MQDIVKDAMENARIEQREMDDAMDDEDFGDPRIVIVGCGGAGNNTVNRLYNIGVDGADTVAINTDKQHLKMIEADTKILVGKSLTAGLGAGGDPDVGERATEMAQGTIKEVLGDADLVFVTAGMGGGTGTGAAPVVSKIAKDQGAIVVGMVSTPFNVERARTVKAEEGLEHLRGEADSIIVLDNNRLLDYVPNLPIGKAFSVMDQIIAETVKGISETITQPSLINLDYADMSTIMNQGGVAVMLVGETQDKNKTQEVVNDAMNHPLLDVDYRGASGGLVHITGGPDLTLKEAEGIADNITERLEASANVIWGARIQDEYKGKVRVMAIMTGVQSAQVLGPSTQKQADKSRASIDDESFDAADRASWESDGGREPQETNNGLDVIR encoded by the coding sequence ATGCAGGATATCGTCAAAGACGCGATGGAGAACGCCCGGATCGAGCAGCGCGAGATGGACGACGCCATGGACGACGAGGACTTCGGAGATCCCCGGATCGTCATCGTCGGCTGTGGCGGCGCCGGAAACAACACGGTGAACCGACTGTACAACATCGGCGTCGACGGCGCCGACACCGTGGCGATCAACACGGACAAACAGCACCTCAAGATGATTGAGGCCGACACGAAGATCCTCGTCGGCAAATCCCTGACGGCCGGGCTCGGCGCGGGTGGCGACCCCGACGTGGGCGAGCGCGCGACCGAAATGGCTCAGGGCACGATCAAGGAGGTACTCGGCGACGCCGACCTGGTGTTCGTCACCGCCGGCATGGGTGGCGGCACCGGGACCGGCGCGGCGCCGGTCGTCTCGAAGATCGCCAAAGACCAGGGCGCGATCGTCGTCGGCATGGTGTCGACGCCGTTCAACGTCGAGCGCGCCCGCACAGTGAAAGCCGAGGAGGGGCTCGAACACCTCCGCGGCGAGGCCGACTCGATCATCGTCCTCGACAACAACCGACTGCTGGATTACGTTCCCAACCTGCCGATCGGGAAAGCGTTCTCGGTGATGGACCAGATCATCGCCGAGACGGTCAAGGGAATCTCCGAGACGATCACCCAGCCGTCGCTGATCAACCTGGACTACGCGGACATGTCCACGATCATGAATCAGGGCGGCGTCGCGGTGATGCTGGTCGGCGAGACCCAGGACAAAAACAAAACCCAGGAGGTCGTCAACGACGCGATGAACCATCCGCTCTTGGACGTGGATTATCGCGGCGCGTCCGGCGGGCTCGTCCACATCACGGGCGGCCCCGACCTCACGCTGAAGGAGGCCGAGGGCATCGCGGACAACATCACCGAACGGCTCGAGGCGAGCGCCAACGTGATCTGGGGTGCCCGGATCCAGGACGAGTACAAGGGCAAGGTCCGCGTCATGGCGATCATGACCGGCGTCCAGAGCGCGCAGGTGCTGGGCCCGTCCACGCAAAAGCAGGCCGACAAGTCCCGCGCGAGCATCGACGACGAGTCGTTCGACGCCGCCGACCGCGCGTCCTGGGAGTCCGACGGCGGACGCGAACCGCAGGAGACGAACAACGGTCTGGACGTCATCCGATAG